One window of the Klebsiella sp. WP3-W18-ESBL-02 genome contains the following:
- the purD gene encoding phosphoribosylamine--glycine ligase — translation MKVLVIGNGGREHALAWKAAQSPKVKTVFVAPGNAGTALEPTLQNVAIGVTDIPALLDFAQNEKIDLTIVGPEAPLVIGVVDAFRAAGLKIFGPTEGAAQLEGSKAFTKDFLARHQIPTAEYQNFTEIEPALAYLREKGAPIVIKADGLAAGKGVIVAMTLEEAEAAVHDMLAGNAFGDAGHRIVIEEFLDGEEASFIVMVDGEHVLPMATSQDHKRVGNGDTGPNTGGMGAYSPAPVVTDEVHQRTMERIIWPTVKGMAAEGNTYTGFLYAGLMIDNQGNPKVIEFNCRFGDPETQPIMLRMKSDLVELCLAACDGKLDEKTSEWDERASLGVVIAAGGYPGNYNTGDEIHGLPLEDVADGKVFHAGTKLSADDRVLTNGGRVLCATALGNTVAEAQKRAYALMTDIRWDGSFSRNDIGWRAIEREQN, via the coding sequence ATGAAAGTATTAGTGATTGGCAACGGCGGGCGCGAGCACGCCCTGGCGTGGAAAGCGGCGCAGTCGCCAAAAGTCAAAACGGTATTTGTCGCCCCGGGCAATGCGGGCACCGCGCTGGAACCCACGCTGCAAAACGTGGCCATCGGAGTAACCGATATCCCGGCGCTGCTGGACTTTGCCCAGAACGAGAAGATCGATCTGACCATCGTTGGCCCGGAAGCGCCGCTGGTGATTGGCGTGGTTGATGCCTTCCGCGCCGCCGGTCTGAAAATCTTCGGCCCAACCGAAGGTGCCGCGCAGCTGGAAGGCTCCAAAGCCTTCACCAAAGATTTCCTCGCGCGCCACCAGATCCCAACGGCGGAGTACCAGAACTTCACCGAAATCGAACCTGCGCTGGCTTACCTGCGCGAGAAAGGCGCGCCGATCGTTATCAAAGCCGATGGTCTGGCTGCCGGGAAAGGCGTTATCGTGGCGATGACGCTGGAGGAAGCCGAAGCCGCGGTTCATGACATGCTGGCCGGCAACGCGTTTGGCGACGCGGGCCACCGCATCGTGATTGAAGAGTTCCTCGACGGTGAAGAAGCGAGCTTTATTGTCATGGTCGACGGTGAGCACGTGCTGCCGATGGCCACCAGCCAGGACCACAAGCGCGTGGGCAATGGCGATACCGGCCCGAACACCGGTGGGATGGGTGCCTACTCCCCTGCTCCGGTAGTGACTGACGAAGTCCACCAGCGCACCATGGAACGCATCATCTGGCCAACGGTGAAAGGCATGGCGGCGGAAGGTAACACCTATACCGGTTTCCTGTACGCGGGCCTGATGATCGACAATCAGGGCAACCCGAAGGTTATCGAGTTTAACTGCCGCTTCGGCGATCCGGAAACCCAGCCGATCATGCTGCGCATGAAGTCCGATCTGGTGGAGCTGTGCCTCGCCGCCTGTGACGGCAAGCTGGATGAGAAAACCTCCGAGTGGGACGAACGCGCCTCGCTGGGCGTGGTCATTGCCGCCGGAGGTTATCCGGGTAATTACAATACCGGCGATGAGATCCACGGTCTGCCGCTGGAAGACGTCGCTGACGGTAAAGTGTTCCACGCGGGTACCAAACTGTCTGCTGACGATCGCGTGCTGACCAACGGCGGTCGCGTGCTGTGCGCCACCGCGCTGGGCAACACCGTGGCGGAAGCGCAGAAACGCGCCTACGCCCTGATGACCGACATCCGCTGGGACGGCAGCTTCAGCCGTAACGACATCGGCTGGCGCGCCATCGAACGTGAGCAAAACTAA
- the zraR gene encoding sigma-54-dependent response regulator transcription factor ZraR, with protein MTAENVTILVVDDDTSHCTILQALLRGWGCEVSLAHNGRQALEQVRERVFDLVLCDIRMAEMDGIETLKEIKAYNPSIPVLIMTAYSSVGTAVEALKSGALDYLVKPLDFDSLQQTLVAALAHTRQPESAAVESAPQSGMVGDSPAMRALLHNIALVAPSDATVLIHGESGTGKELVARALHALSLRGDKPLVTLNCAALNESLLESELFGHEKGAFTGADKRREGRFVEADGGTLFLDEIGDISPLMQVRLLRVIQEREVQRVGSNQTLSVDVRLIAATHRDLAEEVNAGRFRQDLYYRLNVVAIEMPPLRQRREDIPQLAHHFLRRYGERNRKSVQGFTPQAMDLLIHYDWPGNIRELENAVERAVVLLTGEYISERELPLAIVGTPVPACSSADDVIQPLVEVEKEVILAALEKTGGNKTEAARQLGITRKTLLAKLSR; from the coding sequence ATGACGGCAGAGAATGTGACGATTCTGGTGGTCGATGACGACACCAGTCACTGCACAATCTTACAGGCGCTGCTGCGGGGCTGGGGATGTGAAGTGTCGCTGGCCCATAACGGGCGACAGGCGTTGGAACAGGTACGCGAGCGGGTGTTCGATCTGGTGCTCTGCGACATCCGCATGGCGGAAATGGACGGCATTGAAACGCTGAAAGAGATTAAAGCCTACAACCCGTCGATTCCGGTGCTGATCATGACCGCCTACTCTAGCGTGGGGACAGCGGTTGAGGCGCTCAAGTCCGGTGCGCTGGATTACCTGGTGAAACCGCTCGATTTCGATAGCCTGCAGCAGACGCTGGTAGCGGCTTTAGCACACACACGCCAGCCGGAAAGCGCGGCGGTGGAATCTGCGCCGCAGTCTGGCATGGTGGGCGATAGCCCGGCCATGCGGGCGCTGTTACACAATATTGCGCTGGTGGCGCCGTCGGATGCGACGGTGCTCATTCACGGCGAATCGGGCACCGGTAAAGAGCTGGTGGCGCGCGCGCTGCATGCCCTCAGCCTGCGCGGCGATAAGCCGCTGGTGACGCTGAACTGCGCGGCGCTCAATGAGTCGCTGCTGGAATCGGAACTGTTTGGCCACGAGAAGGGCGCATTTACCGGCGCTGATAAACGCCGGGAAGGGCGTTTTGTCGAAGCCGACGGTGGCACGCTGTTTCTTGATGAGATTGGCGATATTTCGCCGCTGATGCAGGTGCGCCTGCTGCGGGTTATCCAGGAGCGTGAGGTGCAGCGCGTTGGCAGCAATCAGACCCTTTCCGTCGATGTACGGCTGATTGCCGCTACCCATCGAGACCTGGCTGAAGAGGTGAATGCCGGGCGCTTTCGCCAAGATCTCTACTACCGCCTGAACGTGGTCGCCATCGAGATGCCGCCGCTGCGCCAGCGCCGTGAGGATATTCCTCAGCTGGCACATCATTTTCTGCGGCGCTACGGCGAACGAAACCGTAAGTCGGTACAGGGCTTTACCCCGCAGGCGATGGATTTGTTGATTCACTATGACTGGCCGGGAAATATCCGCGAGCTGGAAAACGCGGTGGAGCGGGCGGTTGTGCTGCTGACGGGAGAGTATATTTCTGAGCGCGAGCTGCCGCTGGCGATTGTCGGGACGCCGGTTCCGGCATGCTCATCGGCTGATGACGTCATTCAGCCGCTGGTGGAAGTTGAAAAAGAGGTGATTCTGGCGGCGCTGGAAAAAACGGGCGGCAATAAAACCGAAGCCGCCCGTCAGTTAGGTATTACGCGCAAAACGCTGCTGGCTAAGCTCAGCCGTTAG
- the zraS gene encoding two-component system sensor histidine kinase ZraS, translated as MNPIRLSRDTIATGLSWLLTGVIVLVVCLFSALIVRDYGRENAAAQQTLLEKGSVLIRALESGTRVGMGMRMHHAQLQAMLEEMAWQPGVLWFAVVDEQGKVMAHSDPEQVGKIRYTPDEMRALQAGEQTRWRRIAAPEPALEIYRQFRPLDPARGHHMRMMTRRESAEVPQIIFIAFDARELDAERARGLRNMVVMLCAAALVMLATLLARFWFRRYQRSQRLLQDATHRREKLVALGHLAAGVAHEIRNPLSSIKGLAKYFAERTPAGGESHELAQVMAKEADRLNRVVSELLELVKPAHLKWQSVDLNEVVAHSLQLVSQDALSRAVTLNFSAQPGLCRIQADPDRLNQVLLNLYLNAIQSIGRDGSITVALSEAGDGRVMLSVTDSGKGMTEEQKQAIFTPYFTTKADGTGLGLAVVQNIVEQHGGTIQVTSAPGKGATFTLYLPANGQQKDEQG; from the coding sequence ATGAACCCAATACGATTATCCAGGGATACGATTGCTACGGGCCTGAGCTGGCTGCTGACCGGCGTGATTGTGCTGGTGGTATGTCTGTTCTCCGCGCTGATCGTGCGTGACTATGGCCGCGAGAACGCCGCCGCCCAGCAAACGCTGCTGGAAAAAGGCAGCGTGCTGATTCGTGCGCTGGAGTCCGGCACCCGCGTTGGCATGGGAATGCGTATGCATCACGCCCAACTGCAGGCCATGCTGGAGGAGATGGCCTGGCAGCCTGGGGTGCTGTGGTTTGCCGTTGTCGACGAGCAGGGGAAGGTGATGGCCCATAGCGATCCCGAGCAGGTGGGGAAAATTCGCTATACCCCGGATGAGATGCGCGCGCTGCAGGCGGGTGAGCAGACACGCTGGCGACGCATTGCGGCGCCGGAGCCCGCGCTGGAAATTTATCGCCAGTTTCGCCCGCTCGATCCGGCCCGTGGCCATCATATGCGCATGATGACGCGCCGGGAGTCGGCCGAAGTGCCGCAGATTATTTTTATCGCTTTTGATGCCCGCGAGCTCGACGCCGAGCGCGCGCGCGGGCTGCGTAATATGGTCGTGATGCTGTGCGCCGCCGCGCTGGTGATGCTGGCGACGCTTCTTGCCCGCTTCTGGTTTCGTCGTTATCAGCGTTCGCAGCGGCTGCTACAGGACGCCACCCACCGTCGAGAAAAGCTGGTGGCGCTGGGGCATCTGGCGGCCGGGGTCGCGCATGAAATTCGTAACCCGCTTTCATCCATTAAAGGGTTAGCGAAGTATTTTGCCGAGCGAACCCCGGCAGGCGGCGAGTCGCACGAGCTGGCGCAGGTGATGGCGAAAGAGGCCGATCGCCTGAATCGGGTGGTGAGCGAGCTGCTGGAGCTGGTGAAGCCTGCACATTTAAAATGGCAGTCAGTGGATTTAAATGAAGTGGTTGCCCATTCGCTTCAGCTGGTCAGCCAGGATGCGCTAAGCCGGGCGGTAACGCTGAATTTTAGCGCTCAACCTGGCTTGTGCCGTATTCAGGCCGACCCGGACAGGCTCAACCAGGTGCTGCTGAACCTTTATCTTAACGCCATTCAGTCCATTGGCCGCGATGGCTCGATTACGGTAGCGCTCAGCGAGGCGGGCGACGGGCGGGTGATGTTGAGCGTCACGGACAGCGGCAAAGGGATGACGGAAGAACAAAAACAGGCCATTTTCACGCCATACTTCACGACCAAAGCCGACGGTACCGGGCTCGGGCTGGCGGTGGTACAGAATATTGTTGAGCAACACGGCGGAACGATTCAGGTGACGAGCGCGCCAGGCAAGGGCGCAACGTTTACCCTCTACCTGCCGGCCAACGGGCAACAAAAGGATGAACAAGGATGA
- the zraP gene encoding zinc resistance sensor/chaperone ZraP, translated as MKRNKNLAFALFAFAALTFTSGAALAGPHHWNNNAGNGGGYSQLTDAQQATAQKLHNDFYNQTSALRQQLTSKRYEYNALLTAEKPDSAKIEAVAQEMEGLSQKLDQQRVKFDVAMAQAGIPRHGGAGDGCRGGGYSGGGHRGGMHRG; from the coding sequence ATGAAACGGAACAAGAATCTGGCTTTTGCACTCTTCGCTTTTGCCGCACTGACCTTCACCAGCGGCGCGGCGCTCGCGGGCCCCCATCACTGGAACAATAATGCCGGCAACGGCGGTGGCTACAGTCAACTAACCGATGCGCAGCAGGCGACCGCCCAGAAGCTGCACAACGATTTCTACAACCAGACCAGCGCGCTGCGCCAGCAGTTGACCTCAAAGCGCTATGAGTACAACGCGCTGCTGACGGCAGAGAAACCCGATAGCGCGAAAATTGAAGCGGTCGCGCAGGAGATGGAAGGCTTAAGCCAGAAGCTGGATCAGCAGCGGGTGAAGTTTGATGTTGCGATGGCACAGGCCGGTATTCCCCGCCACGGCGGCGCAGGCGATGGCTGCCGGGGCGGCGGGTACAGCGGCGGCGGGCATAGGGGTGGCATGCACCGCGGGTAA
- a CDS encoding DUF1481 domain-containing protein encodes MNSFKEGAVSPLSFIWRRFAGLAGVLLLTACSHNSALPPFTASGYADTQGAVRIWRKDSGGETHLLAAFSPWHSGSTSTSEYRWQNDMLQLIELNIYGKPAEHIRARFDRNGELSFMQREVDGQKQQLSSDQVALYRYRAEQIRQTSDALRLGKVVLRQGRWHADLSVTTCEGETVKPDFDARALGHIASRQSRSSAEVSIAWLEAPEGSQLLLVANEDYCTWQPTEKSF; translated from the coding sequence GTGAACAGTTTTAAAGAAGGGGCGGTTTCGCCCCTTTCGTTCATCTGGCGCCGTTTTGCGGGGCTTGCGGGTGTCTTATTGCTGACCGCCTGTAGCCACAACAGCGCGCTGCCTCCCTTTACCGCTAGCGGCTATGCGGATACCCAGGGCGCGGTGCGCATCTGGCGTAAAGATAGCGGCGGCGAAACGCACCTGCTTGCCGCATTTAGCCCGTGGCACAGTGGCAGCACCTCAACCAGCGAGTACCGTTGGCAGAACGACATGCTGCAGCTGATTGAACTGAACATCTACGGCAAACCTGCCGAACATATTCGCGCCCGCTTCGACCGTAACGGCGAACTGAGCTTTATGCAGCGTGAAGTCGACGGGCAGAAGCAGCAGCTCTCCAGCGACCAGGTGGCGCTCTATCGCTATCGCGCCGAACAGATCCGCCAGACCAGCGACGCGCTGCGGCTGGGGAAAGTGGTGCTGCGTCAGGGGCGTTGGCACGCCGATTTATCGGTAACGACCTGCGAAGGCGAGACGGTAAAACCCGACTTCGATGCCCGCGCGTTAGGGCATATTGCCAGCCGTCAGAGCCGCTCTTCCGCCGAGGTCAGCATCGCCTGGCTGGAAGCCCCGGAAGGCTCCCAGCTGCTGCTGGTGGCGAATGAAGACTACTGTACCTGGCAGCCGACAGAAAAAAGCTTCTGA
- the hupA gene encoding nucleoid-associated protein HU-alpha codes for MNKTQLIDVIADKAELSKTQAKAALESTLAAITESLKEGDAVQLVGFGTFKVNHRAERTGRNPQTGKEIKIAAANVPAFVSGKALKDAVK; via the coding sequence ATGAACAAGACTCAACTGATTGATGTAATTGCGGACAAGGCTGAACTGTCTAAAACCCAGGCTAAAGCTGCTCTGGAATCCACCCTGGCTGCTATTACTGAGTCTCTGAAAGAAGGCGATGCTGTACAACTGGTTGGTTTCGGTACCTTCAAAGTGAACCACCGCGCTGAGCGTACTGGCCGCAACCCGCAGACCGGTAAAGAAATCAAAATCGCTGCAGCTAACGTGCCGGCATTTGTTTCTGGCAAAGCACTGAAAGACGCTGTTAAGTAA